A stretch of the Azospirillum brasilense genome encodes the following:
- a CDS encoding alpha-glucosidase/alpha-galactosidase: protein MAVTTPKTTKIVFLGAGSAAFGLSMYRDLFTTTELAGSTLTLVDTNPTALDRMTALARLLNAKGGAGLIIEQTTDRRAALDGAEFVVNSVAIDRNRLWKLDFEVPKKHGVRHTLGENGGPGGLFFTLRTLPLIFDFARDIEELCPDAQFINLSNPESRVVLGLGKYTKVKTLGLCHGIFLARWFICQILGMAEKDVEVWGAGLNHFQWLMHIRDKASGRDLYPMLRVKEKTHDPAFTPLTRRLFNSFGLWPTCSDDHLGEYLPYGWEGGEHGFDFAEDERGRGILNALMDGTIAGTTPVPDDWTQPSWGERAVQVIAGVLHNQKRFIESGIVYNQGAIPNLPPDLAVEVPLLADAAGVHPVSLGPLPDPIAKLLHVQASVQQLSVEAAVHASKELALQALLIDPVVNSTDAAVRILDELWEANRPYIRPCV from the coding sequence ATGGCCGTTACCACCCCCAAGACCACCAAGATCGTCTTCCTGGGCGCCGGCAGCGCGGCCTTCGGTCTGAGCATGTACCGTGACCTCTTCACCACGACGGAGTTGGCGGGCAGCACCCTGACGCTGGTCGACACCAACCCGACGGCGCTCGACCGCATGACCGCGCTGGCCCGCCTGCTGAACGCCAAGGGCGGCGCCGGCCTGATCATCGAACAGACCACCGATCGCCGCGCCGCCCTGGACGGCGCCGAATTCGTCGTCAACTCCGTCGCCATCGACCGCAACCGCCTGTGGAAGCTCGATTTCGAGGTGCCGAAGAAGCATGGCGTCCGCCACACGCTGGGCGAGAACGGCGGCCCGGGCGGCCTGTTCTTCACGCTGCGCACCCTGCCCCTGATCTTCGACTTCGCCCGCGATATCGAGGAACTGTGCCCGGACGCCCAGTTCATCAACCTGTCCAATCCGGAAAGCCGAGTCGTCCTCGGCCTCGGCAAGTACACCAAGGTCAAGACGCTGGGGCTGTGCCACGGCATCTTTCTGGCGCGCTGGTTCATCTGCCAGATCCTCGGCATGGCCGAAAAGGACGTGGAGGTCTGGGGGGCCGGGCTGAACCACTTCCAGTGGCTGATGCACATCCGCGACAAAGCGAGCGGACGCGACCTCTACCCGATGCTGCGGGTGAAGGAGAAGACCCACGACCCGGCCTTCACACCGCTGACCCGCCGCCTGTTCAACAGCTTCGGCCTGTGGCCGACCTGCAGCGACGATCATCTGGGCGAATATCTGCCCTACGGCTGGGAAGGCGGGGAGCATGGATTCGACTTCGCGGAGGACGAGCGCGGGCGCGGCATCCTCAACGCGCTGATGGACGGAACGATCGCCGGGACGACGCCGGTGCCGGACGACTGGACGCAACCATCCTGGGGCGAGCGGGCGGTGCAGGTCATCGCCGGGGTTCTGCACAACCAGAAGCGCTTCATTGAATCGGGGATCGTCTACAACCAGGGCGCCATCCCCAACCTGCCGCCCGATCTGGCGGTGGAGGTGCCGCTGCTGGCCGACGCGGCGGGCGTCCACCCGGTCTCGCTCGGCCCCCTCCCCGACCCGATCGCCAAACTGCTGCACGTCCAGGCGAGCGTGCAGCAACTCTCCGTCGAGGCGGCGGTCCACGCCTCGAAGGAACTGGCGCTCCAGGCCCTGCTGATCGACCCGGTGGTGAACTCCACCGACGCCGCCGTCAGGATCCTGGACGAGCTGTGGGAGGCGAACCGGCCCTACATCCGTCCCTGTGTGTAG
- a CDS encoding DUF2934 domain-containing protein yields the protein MQGDREDRIRHRAYEIWERNGRPEGRGEEHWAQACAEIEAEDRAVTTAEPVAMVAAVKDAAAGAVKKAVRRTKTAATELLGVGLNAVVDVVEEAVAPKKPRARKAKAEPVAANESSAETPAAVPVPAVPKAAKPPRAKAVKADPVTAEAVKPVAPRGRRKPAAPDTEPAH from the coding sequence ATGCAAGGCGATCGTGAGGACCGCATCCGCCACCGCGCCTATGAGATCTGGGAGCGCAACGGGCGACCGGAGGGACGGGGGGAAGAACACTGGGCGCAGGCCTGCGCCGAGATCGAAGCCGAGGACCGGGCGGTGACCACGGCGGAACCGGTCGCCATGGTCGCGGCGGTGAAGGACGCCGCCGCGGGCGCCGTGAAGAAGGCGGTCCGCCGGACCAAGACGGCGGCGACCGAATTGCTGGGCGTCGGCCTGAACGCCGTGGTCGATGTCGTGGAGGAGGCGGTCGCCCCCAAGAAGCCGCGCGCCCGCAAGGCCAAGGCCGAACCGGTCGCCGCGAATGAATCCTCCGCCGAAACCCCGGCCGCGGTTCCGGTGCCGGCGGTCCCGAAGGCGGCGAAGCCGCCCCGCGCCAAGGCCGTGAAGGCGGACCCGGTGACGGCGGAAGCGGTGAAGCCGGTCGCCCCGCGCGGTCGCCGCAAGCCGGCCGCGCCGGACACCGAACCAGCCCATTGA
- the argE gene encoding acetylornithine deacetylase translates to MQDVSKAMIARLVGFDTVSRRSNMALIDWVRDYLAGYGVESRLVPSPDGAKANLFATIGPMVEGGVVLSAHTDVVPVDGQPWDTDPFTLVERDGRLYGRGTADMKSFPAVALALLPEILEAGLKRPLHLALSYDEEVGCIGAPAMIARIADELPRPSAVIVGEPTSMGVVLAHKGCYVLRTTVTGHEVHSSQIDRGVSAVMTAARLVTLVGDMAAENAAAADPACGFDPPFTTLQVGTIEGGTAANITARHCSFVWDIRPLPGDDWTRYHDRFEAECERLRAAMRQISPDCDIRTEQLAGVPGLAPEPGGPAAQLCHALTGRNDTGMVSFAAEAGQFQEAGLSTVLCGPGSIDQAHQPNEYIDVAQVTACEGFLRNLVRRLAA, encoded by the coding sequence GTGCAAGACGTCTCCAAGGCGATGATCGCTCGCCTGGTCGGTTTCGACACGGTTTCGCGCCGCTCCAACATGGCGCTGATCGACTGGGTTCGGGACTATCTCGCCGGATACGGCGTGGAGAGCCGGCTGGTGCCCAGCCCGGACGGCGCCAAGGCGAACCTGTTCGCGACCATCGGTCCGATGGTTGAGGGCGGCGTGGTGCTGTCGGCCCACACCGACGTCGTCCCGGTGGACGGGCAGCCCTGGGACACCGATCCCTTCACCCTGGTCGAGCGCGACGGGCGCCTCTACGGGCGCGGCACCGCCGATATGAAGAGCTTTCCCGCCGTGGCGCTGGCCCTGCTGCCGGAAATCCTGGAGGCCGGGCTGAAGCGGCCGCTGCATCTGGCGCTGTCCTACGACGAGGAGGTCGGCTGCATCGGCGCGCCGGCCATGATCGCCCGCATCGCCGATGAATTGCCGCGCCCCAGCGCCGTCATCGTCGGCGAGCCAACATCGATGGGGGTCGTGCTGGCCCACAAGGGCTGCTACGTGCTGCGCACCACGGTCACCGGGCACGAGGTTCATTCGTCCCAGATCGACCGCGGGGTCAGCGCCGTGATGACCGCGGCGCGGCTCGTCACCCTCGTCGGTGACATGGCGGCGGAGAACGCCGCCGCCGCGGACCCCGCCTGTGGCTTCGACCCGCCCTTCACCACGCTGCAGGTCGGCACCATCGAAGGCGGCACGGCGGCCAACATCACCGCCCGACACTGTTCCTTCGTCTGGGACATCCGTCCGCTGCCCGGCGACGACTGGACGCGCTACCACGACCGGTTCGAGGCGGAATGCGAACGGCTGCGCGCCGCCATGCGGCAAATCAGCCCGGACTGCGACATCCGCACCGAGCAGCTCGCCGGCGTGCCGGGGCTGGCGCCGGAGCCGGGCGGGCCGGCGGCCCAGCTCTGCCACGCCCTGACCGGACGCAACGACACCGGCATGGTGTCCTTCGCGGCGGAGGCCGGGCAGTTCCAGGAGGCCGGCCTGTCCACCGTGCTCTGCGGCCCGGGCTCCATCGATCAGGCGCATCAGCCCAACGAGTACATCGACGTCGCCCAGGTGACGGCCTGTGAAGGCTTCCTCCGGAATCTCGTCCGCCGGCTGGCGGCCTGA
- a CDS encoding chemotaxis protein CheC — translation MVDLSDLERDALTELVNMGVGRAATNLSRMVADQVLLSVPSIEIVSRNDAAGLLAAREKMSLVAVEQRFDGSFSGRALLIFPETNSLELARAVLGSELSLEEIVDLEQDALAEIGNIILNGCLVVMANTLKDNLDISLPSVLRGDSDRIFQSNGPNPDELVMFLYIDFLIRSRSIRGYIALLMGLSSLESLKGLIHGFIDRIASGTPDGTDRV, via the coding sequence ATGGTTGATCTGAGCGACCTCGAGCGCGACGCGCTGACCGAGCTGGTGAACATGGGCGTCGGCCGTGCCGCGACCAACCTCAGCCGCATGGTCGCCGATCAGGTCCTGCTGTCCGTTCCCTCCATCGAGATCGTCAGCCGCAACGACGCCGCCGGCCTCCTGGCCGCGCGCGAGAAAATGAGCCTCGTCGCGGTGGAGCAGCGTTTCGACGGGTCCTTTTCCGGCCGCGCCCTGTTGATCTTCCCGGAGACCAACAGCCTGGAGCTGGCCCGCGCCGTCCTGGGCAGCGAGCTGAGCCTGGAGGAGATCGTCGATCTGGAACAGGACGCGCTGGCGGAGATCGGCAACATCATCCTCAATGGCTGTCTGGTCGTGATGGCCAACACGCTGAAGGACAATCTGGACATCTCGCTGCCCAGCGTGTTGCGCGGCGACAGCGACCGCATCTTCCAAAGCAACGGGCCAAACCCCGACGAGCTGGTGATGTTCCTCTACATCGACTTCCTGATCCGCAGCCGGAGCATTCGCGGCTACATCGCGTTGCTCATGGGACTGTCGTCTCTGGAGTCGCTGAAGGGACTGATCCATGGATTCATCGACCGCATCGCCTCCGGAACGCCCGATGGAACCGACCGAGTTTAA
- a CDS encoding sensor histidine kinase, with translation MEPTEFKRMPWLDGLLDAMDAGIVVLDRHGRVQFWNRWMERASGTPEPDIHGRELVEALPSLRDTRLHNAVRDVLETGAPSVLSHTLNPVLFPLRCPDGRRMVHNVLIRPFTVANASYCLIQVTDVTAVVNRERVLREQRDARYRAIVDTAPDAIVTTDTRGVVQWANGAAALQFGFPPNELMGQHVSLFLAEGSPDWSGLLERDPAGRPAPVELIGRKRDGTRIDLEVSLARWESEGRSFITGVLRDITERRRTREELKANALAMRQLAEQTKATLDALPAHIAVLDHGGHIISVNKAWAESGPQAGFLGDGSAIGDDYLEACAATRSGAEHADALIEGLRGLLRGGSPVSIEYPGLSDEGPRWYRCLAAPMAAGPFGGAVLMHIDVTEIKSMEAALRKLVGQKSTLLREVNHRVKNSLQLVSSLLTLQTMSLPGAAERVHFQDARSRIDAIARVHSRLYQTEQFQTIEFGSYLNELCADLSRASGGETLGSIEVRAERVDLPIDQAAPLGLIANELITNAIKHRGSAPANVLVSLDRTDDLLALTVTDQGPGLPAGFDMRRSRSLGMRLITSLTGQVGATVTLMPVERGTSFRIALTMPETRGPILEESAAEWNG, from the coding sequence ATGGAACCGACCGAGTTTAAGCGCATGCCCTGGCTGGACGGGCTTCTCGACGCGATGGACGCCGGCATCGTCGTGCTGGACCGCCATGGCCGCGTGCAGTTCTGGAACCGATGGATGGAAAGGGCGTCGGGCACACCCGAACCCGACATCCATGGGCGGGAGCTGGTGGAGGCCCTGCCGTCGCTGCGCGACACGCGGCTGCACAACGCGGTGCGCGACGTGCTGGAGACCGGAGCGCCCAGCGTTCTGTCCCACACGCTGAACCCGGTGCTGTTCCCGCTGCGCTGCCCCGACGGGCGGCGGATGGTCCACAACGTGCTGATCCGCCCCTTCACCGTTGCCAACGCCTCCTACTGCCTGATCCAGGTGACCGACGTCACCGCCGTGGTCAACCGCGAGCGGGTTCTGCGCGAACAGCGCGACGCGCGCTACCGCGCCATCGTGGACACCGCCCCAGACGCCATCGTCACCACCGACACGCGCGGTGTGGTGCAATGGGCCAACGGGGCCGCGGCCCTGCAGTTCGGCTTTCCGCCCAACGAACTGATGGGCCAGCATGTCAGCCTCTTCCTCGCCGAAGGGTCTCCCGACTGGTCCGGCCTTCTGGAGCGCGACCCGGCCGGCCGGCCGGCCCCGGTTGAGCTGATCGGCCGCAAGCGCGACGGCACCCGCATCGACCTGGAGGTGTCGCTGGCCCGCTGGGAGTCGGAGGGGCGGAGCTTCATCACCGGCGTCCTGCGCGACATCACCGAGCGCCGCCGCACCCGCGAGGAACTGAAGGCCAACGCCCTCGCCATGCGCCAGCTCGCCGAGCAGACCAAGGCCACGCTCGACGCGCTGCCGGCGCACATCGCCGTTCTCGACCATGGCGGGCACATCATCTCGGTCAACAAGGCCTGGGCGGAAAGCGGCCCACAGGCCGGCTTTCTCGGCGACGGCTCGGCCATCGGCGACGATTATCTGGAGGCCTGCGCCGCCACCCGCAGCGGAGCGGAGCACGCCGACGCGTTGATCGAAGGGCTGCGCGGCCTGCTGCGCGGCGGATCGCCGGTGTCCATCGAGTATCCCGGCCTGTCGGACGAGGGGCCGCGCTGGTACCGCTGCCTCGCCGCCCCGATGGCCGCCGGCCCCTTCGGCGGGGCGGTGCTGATGCACATCGACGTCACCGAGATCAAGTCGATGGAGGCGGCGCTGCGCAAGCTGGTGGGGCAGAAGTCCACGCTGCTGCGCGAAGTGAACCACCGGGTGAAGAACAGCCTTCAGCTCGTCTCCAGCCTGCTGACCTTGCAGACCATGAGCCTGCCGGGGGCCGCCGAGCGCGTCCATTTCCAGGACGCCCGCAGCCGCATCGACGCCATCGCGCGGGTGCACAGCCGGCTGTACCAGACCGAGCAGTTCCAGACCATCGAGTTCGGCAGCTATCTGAACGAGCTGTGCGCCGATCTGTCCCGCGCCTCGGGCGGTGAGACGCTGGGCTCCATCGAGGTGCGGGCCGAGCGCGTCGACCTGCCCATCGATCAGGCGGCACCGCTGGGGCTGATCGCCAACGAGCTGATCACCAACGCCATCAAGCATCGCGGGTCCGCGCCCGCCAACGTCCTGGTGTCGCTCGACCGGACCGATGACCTGCTGGCGCTGACCGTGACCGACCAGGGACCCGGCCTTCCCGCCGGGTTCGACATGCGCCGGTCGCGCAGCCTGGGCATGCGCTTGATCACCAGCCTGACCGGTCAGGTCGGGGCGACGGTCACCCTGATGCCGGTGGAACGGGGCACCTCCTTCCGCATCGCGCTGACCATGCCGGAGACGCGCGGCCCCATTCTGGAAGAAAGCGCGGCGGAGTGGAACGGATGA
- a CDS encoding response regulator: MKILLVEDEVLIAMEQSFYLESAGHEVHGPASTSEKALVLAQEVKPDLALVDIHLAQGSSGIDAARRMTALGIPCLFVTSYREEVEPTREYGLGCLPKPFSQTSLVSAVEAVAAILAGRTPTKVPDTMELFS, from the coding sequence ATGAAGATCCTTCTCGTCGAGGACGAGGTCCTCATCGCCATGGAGCAGAGCTTCTACCTGGAATCCGCCGGGCACGAGGTGCACGGGCCGGCCTCGACCAGCGAAAAGGCGCTGGTCCTGGCGCAGGAGGTCAAGCCGGATCTGGCGCTGGTGGACATCCATCTGGCCCAGGGCTCCAGCGGCATCGACGCGGCGCGCCGGATGACCGCGCTGGGCATCCCCTGCCTGTTCGTGACCTCCTACCGCGAGGAGGTGGAACCGACGCGCGAATATGGCCTGGGCTGCCTGCCCAAGCCGTTCTCGCAAACCTCGCTGGTCTCCGCGGTGGAGGCGGTCGCCGCCATCCTGGCCGGGCGGACGCCCACCAAGGTTCCCGATACGATGGAGCTGTTCTCCTAA